The following coding sequences lie in one Niabella agricola genomic window:
- a CDS encoding adenylosuccinate synthase, whose amino-acid sequence MIDVILGLQWGDEGKGKIVDFFAKDYDVVARFQGGPNAGHTLYRNGEKLVLRQIPSGIFNEGKINLIGNGVVLDPISLEKECEQLTKFEGDLKKNLYVAERTNLIIPTHRALDKASELAKGNSKIGSTLKGISPAYMDKTGRNALRVGDILNPDFKNMYEALKEKHYVILNSYGFDEDISQDEADFFKAIEFLKTLNIVNGEYFINKLLKEGKKVLAEGAQGSMLDVDFGTFPFVTSSNTISAGVCSGLGVAPQHIKEVIGITKAYCTRVGSGPFPSELDNEDGQRLRDIGKEYGAVTGRPRRCGWIDLVALNFACMINGVTQLVMTKADVLDHFEKLEVCSAYSLNGKEIREVPLRLDLAPYQPVFEAFEGWHTDISQATAYDTLPEKMQRYIRFIDNYLGVPVKYISNGPEREQLIKI is encoded by the coding sequence ATGATAGATGTTATTTTGGGTCTGCAATGGGGCGACGAAGGCAAAGGCAAAATTGTAGACTTTTTCGCGAAAGACTATGACGTGGTAGCACGTTTTCAGGGCGGACCCAACGCTGGTCATACCCTTTACCGGAACGGAGAAAAGCTGGTACTGCGCCAGATCCCTTCGGGAATCTTCAATGAAGGGAAGATCAACCTCATCGGCAACGGGGTGGTGCTGGATCCCATTTCTTTGGAAAAAGAATGCGAACAGCTGACCAAATTTGAAGGCGACCTGAAAAAAAATCTCTATGTGGCGGAACGGACCAACCTGATCATTCCCACGCACCGGGCATTGGATAAAGCATCGGAACTGGCCAAGGGAAACAGCAAGATCGGATCTACGTTAAAAGGGATCAGTCCGGCCTATATGGACAAAACCGGTCGTAATGCCTTACGTGTGGGAGATATCCTGAATCCCGACTTTAAAAATATGTACGAGGCATTGAAGGAAAAGCATTATGTGATCCTGAATTCCTACGGGTTCGACGAAGATATCAGCCAGGATGAAGCCGATTTCTTTAAAGCTATAGAGTTCCTGAAAACACTGAATATTGTTAATGGTGAATACTTTATCAATAAATTGCTGAAAGAAGGGAAAAAGGTACTGGCCGAAGGCGCTCAGGGCAGCATGCTGGACGTAGATTTCGGAACCTTCCCGTTTGTGACATCTTCCAATACCATTTCCGCCGGTGTGTGTAGCGGACTGGGTGTGGCACCGCAGCATATTAAAGAAGTGATCGGTATCACCAAAGCCTATTGTACACGCGTAGGAAGCGGGCCCTTCCCGTCTGAACTGGATAATGAAGACGGACAACGCCTGCGGGATATAGGTAAAGAATACGGAGCCGTTACCGGCCGGCCAAGACGCTGTGGCTGGATCGACCTGGTGGCCCTGAATTTTGCCTGCATGATCAACGGGGTTACGCAACTGGTAATGACCAAGGCGGATGTGCTGGATCATTTTGAAAAACTGGAGGTTTGCAGCGCTTATTCCCTGAACGGTAAAGAGATCCGGGAAGTACCCCTGCGGCTGGACCTGGCGCCTTATCAGCCCGTATTTGAGGCTTTTGAAGGATGGCATACCGATATTTCCCAGGCAACTGCTTACGATACCTTGCCGGAGAAAATGCAGCGCTATATCCGCTTTATTGACAACTACCTGGGAGTGCCTGTAAAGTATATTTCCAACGGGCCCGAACGCGAGCAACTGATCAAAATTTAA